Genomic segment of Esox lucius isolate fEsoLuc1 chromosome 15, fEsoLuc1.pri, whole genome shotgun sequence:
CATGGGGGGGGCTCGCTGGTCTGACGCTGGCCAAACCTCATTGGTTTGATCAGTTTTCAGCCTGGTTGGAAATGAACCCTTTCAGCTCCTCTGTGTCCGTACACCACAGGCTAACTGAGCGGTTGTTTGATCCCCGTAGAGAGCGCGAGCCCTGGCTGCGTCTGGTCCTGGTTTCTCCGCTTTCACCCCGCAGTCTATACTGAGGAGCAGCCTGCGCCCCACCCCCGTGGCCACGCCCTCCGCCTCCCCCAGGCGCTCCATCACCCCCCCACCACGCCCTAAGGAGAGTCGCATCACCTTTATGGAAGAGACTGCCTCGCCTGGGCCGGACAAGGGCCCCCTCCGGTGGAGCAACGGTGTAAGACACCTGGAAAGCACTTTTACATTTATAGTACAAACATGGCCAAAGGTCATGTACAATGtcataaataatgtgttttttgtgctcTACAGATCGCTACAGAAAATGAGATTTCCTTACTGAGAAGAGGCTCACCGCTGCCCAAGGCTGGGCTGAAGGTTTGGACCTCACACCCTTCTGACGACGAGGATAAAAAGGAAGAACAGtcggaggatgaggaggaggaggatgacgaCAAGGTGACACACGTGAATTTCCTGCCACCACCAGCCTGTGAGCCTTTACCCGAGAAGCCAGAATCTGAGAGCGGCGACTCTGTCCAAGAGGTTGTGGTGGTGCCCGTGTTACCAAGCGCGTTGCCCCGGCAACTCAGCCTGGGCCTCGACACGAGCCAAGCCTCCATCCCATCAGTGGACACCACACTGGAGTTTCACGATGCTCCTCTGCCTGAAGGCCTTGAGAATGATCATCAGCATGCCAATGAGGTAGCTGATGAGGTGGTTCACCTCAAAACACCTGCGGAATCAGATGCTGATGAGCCGCCAGCAGCAGCCAATGAGCCGCCAGCAGCAGCCGATGAGCCGCCAGCAGCAGCCAATGAGCCAGCTTTCATGTCTATGGAGGAGCGGCTGGAAGAGGACGGGAAGGTAGATGAAGGGTCAGTCAATAGCCAAGAGGAAGTGCTTGTAGTTCAAGACCCGGAGCAGGAATTAGAAGCGATGGAGGTCAGCTCCGAACAGGAAGAGCATGTCCAATCTAAGCTCACACAGGAAGAACCGTCTCCTGACTCTGAAGTCGAAAATGAACCCAAACTTGACCAGGAAGTGCTCGAGGTGCCTAGCCATGACCCTGACATGGGGACTCCCCAGGGGGGGCTGGTGGTGGAGAGGACTCCCGAACAGGACAAATCACAACCCACTGAACTAATTGAACACATGGAACCTTTACAGCCAGTGGATTCAATGGAAGATGTGGAAGAAACTCAACCCTTGAAAGCCAGAAAACCACTTGAAGCCGGGGAACATGCAGGTGAGGGTTCTACCCTTCTGTGAGGACTTCACACAGCCAGAAGTACTGATCTAACACCCACTCCAGcagtcaaataaaaatataaaattattgtCCTGCTTGGTTTAAGCTCTTTTTAGATGAACATTTTATCACAGGAGTAGTCTGGTCTTAGCATGATGTTTCAATTTATTGCCAAGGGCTAAAATGATCAGGGAGAATCAAACATTAGTCTGACCCTTTTGTGTTAATTCCGCTCTGTACAATATTGTTTGATGGCCTGTAATTGTGAGCTCCGTGCAGGGTCGTCGTGGAGCCGTTTGACAAGGCTAAACCCAAGCTcatgaaatgttttaacttgGGGAAGACTGATCCTGACGCGGTTGGTTTCGAGCCTCTGCGTAATGAAGACCCTGTTGAACCCCgtccccctctctcacttccCCACTCTAGATCTGGACCTGTTTGTGGAGCGCCATCTGTTTGGCAATGACCTGTCCCCGCCCCTGACCCGCTCAGGAATCCACGGGATGTCTGACAACTGGACGTCCTTCAACAGGTTTGTCCTCCGACCCGTCGGGATCAAGGCATCGCCACCTCTGGTTGGAACCAGCGGTTAATACCAAACAACCTCCAATGTATTTGCGTCTCTCTGTGTAGCGAGCCGGTGTGCGATGGTGAGGAAGACCCGACAGCGCCGCTCCCAGTGCTCACCACCCAGAAGTCTGTGGCATCCGTTTCCTCGTCCGAACCCACTGGTACCGACTCCCACTGTGAGTGACCTTTCACACATTTCATGTTCATGCTGCTTTTCCTCCACTAGAATGTTTTTGAGGGAGCGGATGTTGTTGAGGAAAATTCTGCCCCTTTTTCCCGCCAACTTTTTCAAACAACTCGGGAGTTTGTGAATTCAATAGTAGACTTTATTAAGGTAATAAAGCtgtgctgatctgcagagcaaccaaccCATGTTAGTCTGGAGAACAACCGACTGCCAAACTTCAGAAacacttttatacagtatggttatacaatgacaTTAGCTCCTCCCgttatgctaatttctggatggatccttctctAGTTTTCCACCAACCCTCTGGGATCCACCCCCCAATCCACTGTAGGAAATATTGGTGGCGTGATGGTGACgtgatttctctcattctcccagGATTTTGCCAAGAgagtcaaggacaagctacaggtccttctgtcctcaatatgagataacaacaaccactcattgcaaggaccatgggaacaatagtCGAGCCAGAGCACAGTTCACcactctctcttaacaattaaactGTTAGGGgaaataatatgagccctggttaaatgttttatcaattaacactcaattaatataAAAGTGATCACGAGACGTTCTGTCTACTAAAATTTCTGAAAATATCCCTAATAACGTTCTGTTGACACTCACGTTTTACAATGGTTTGTTACTGGTAATGAGGTCATGGTGCGTGATGCAGAGAACCTTATTTAAGAGATGCTTGTTCATTAAACATGTCTGTGGTTCTGTCACATGGCTCAGAAGAACATTCCACTTAAATCCATTATTATGATTAGTACCAAATATGCACCTTGTTAGGCAACTTGTAGCACCGGTTGAAGTTGAGTTGACAACCCGTCGTTGCCAGTTCTGGTCAGTGGTCTGTGATTGGCTCGTGTTCAGGATGACTCATGACCTATCCATTGTCCTGTAGCGGCGAGCCAGCCATGTGTAACGCTTCCCTCCTCTCTGTAGCTGTGGTGAGCCTCAACGACAGCGAGGATCTCTCCAGTGCTGTGTCCGtggaaggggaggaggaggaggaggaagaggaggaggagtctgACGCTCCTGCTGAGGCAGAGGACTCAGGCAGTGAGGTGGAGATTATTGAGGAGGTGCAGGGGAATGGGAGGCAGCGAGCCCCCACGGCGCACCCCGCTCTCCTCCTGGAACAGCTCCCGCCCCTCCAGCAACACCTCCTTTCGGAGCAGGACGCAGCTGTGCTTTCATTGGTTACCTCAGAAGCAGACCTAAAGGTACGCTGGTGTCGGTCGGCCAGTCCAAACTCATGCATGCAGACGGTTTACACACCAACACTGTAGGGGGCTGATAAAAGTAGTCTTCCATTGCTCATTAAGCCGTAGGTTGTCTGAAATCTCAATGTTctggtgcctgtgtgtgtttctcctgcAGATGGTGGAGGATGACATGGAGGGCGAGGTGTTGATGGTACGGCTGGGGACCGGAGAACATGGCGAGGAGGGGATATGCTACACGGAGCTGAAGCCCTCCACCACCCTGCTGGTTCCTCTGGAGCTGGTGGAGGGACAGGGGCAGGCACTGGCCGCCGGGGCCCGCCTGGAGCTCACCGAGGTAGTGGAGAGCCGAGACACCGAGGTGCCCCCGTCTGGGGCTCCCAGCAGCTTCTCTCTGATGTTGGAGGCGGATGATGACGACGTTGCCCCCATACCTCCGGAGGAACCGCTGAATCCCGCTGAGCCTCCAACCACAGCGACGGAGGCGGGAACGTCTGACACTGTCGACCCTCACGTCCTTCAGGCCACGTCCGTGGCTGAGGCTGAACCCCTGGCGGACGAGGCCGCCCTCCCGGGGTTGGGCACCTTGGAGGGGGTCGTGGGTAATTGGACAGCGGCAGAGGGAGGTGGAACGGAGGCGGTGTCGGAGGACAGGTTTATTTTACACTTGGACGTCCTGCCTGAAACGTCTGAAGCCGTGGTTGAAGACCAGCTGATCAAGACTGACCCAGCCAGATCAAAAGCGGCTGAGAACCTTAACACAGACTCTGTAGCAGAGCCTGAGCCCGATGAGATTCACGGCGATTCTAAACCAACTGAAGCCGAAGAGCTTTCCCCCGTCCTGAATGGAGACGGACGGGTGGCTGAAGCGATGGAACTGGGGACAGGCCTGTGTGCTCGGAGTGAACAGGATTTGAAGAACGATGTGGTCGAGCTGGAGCCTGAAGTAGTGGGGGACACTGAGGAGGCGGTCTCTGTCCCCTCCGACCGGCCGCCGTCCCCGGTACAGAGCAATGGGCCCGTCCGCGCGGTCAACCGTGATCCTTCCCAGGAAGCAACTGCCGAAATGGCGAAGCTTTTGACGACCAGTGAGGAGGAGGCGGTCCTGGTGGACGAGACATCCGTCGTCCCGCCTGCGCCCGAGTCGGTTGAGGAAACCACTGAGGTCAAGAAGTCTGTATCCACCCCGACACGCCGGGCCACCAGGCAGCGGAAAGGTGTGAGGTTCACCTCGAAGGAGGCAGAGATGGCTGAATCCGAGGAGGACGGGAGGCCCACGGCACCGACGGAGATTGACTCTCAGGTCCCGGCCACGCCGAGACGGATCACCCGGAGCGCCAAGCACGGTGAGGATTCCACCGTTCCCGTCACGCCTCGCCGAAGCTCCCGGAAAAACGAACCCCGGCCAGAACCAGAGCCTCCGATAGAGCAGAACGAGGAGAGGCGAGGTGAGGAACCGGTCGCCGTCCTCGCCGCCGAGGCTCCTGCTGCCAGGGCCGACCCGGCCAAACGGCACACTCCGCAGAAGGCCACCCCGAGGGCGGGGACGCGCAGGACCAGGAGCACCCAGGTGGAGAGTGGCGAGGAACCGCCGGCCTTGGATGAAACGGCCGGCGACGTGTCACTTCTGTCTGTGACCCGCAGTTCTAGAAAGACCCGAACGGGAACCGCCGTCCCCGCCACCCCGACCCACATCCTGGTGCCTCAGGAGGAAGACAGGGCGGCGAACCATGGAAAAGCCAGTCAGCGGCCCAGCAGTCCGGCCCGGGTGACCCGCAATTCCACCCGCGGGGGTGTCACCCTTGTCCTCTCCACCCAGGGAGAGGAAGTGGTTGCCGTCACCCCTGCCCGCGGCCGGAGGAAGGCGAGGGGCGACGGCGCCGCGGAGAAGATTAAAAGCGTCTCCGTGTTACCTACCGGTCTTCCCCAGGACCTCCCGCCCCTGAGTGGCTCCCGCCGAACCACCAGGAGCCGGCTGTGGAGCCACCAGGAGGACGACCTGCCCCTTCTGGAGACGCCACTGGAGGTGGACTCTGGTACGCCCGTGGCCGACGCCCTCATCCAGAGGCTCCGCGACGAGGACGCCAAGCGGAGAGCGGGCCAGGCCGCAGTCTTCACGGGGGTGGTGCAAGCCCAGGGGCGAGGCAGCACGCCGTTGGGTCCGCGGTCGCCCTCTCCACCCCCGATGGTGGAGGTGACGGTGCCCGGGGCGGACCACGGGAGCCCTGTCAGGGACTCGTTCATTTACTCACCCGCTCGGAGGAGAACCAGAGGTGAGGAACTCAGGGCCTTGGCACGGGCGTCGGACTTCAAGCTTTTTGTGGTCTATGTTTTGCCTGACCTTCTGTTTTTGACAGGGCGTGCAGAGTCGCCTGGTCAGGATGACGTGTTTGCACCTCCCGTTACTCGTACCAGGCGCGTGGCGGACAGCAGCACAGCAGGCCCTGTTGAAAAGGTCAGTTGTTCATTgttctctgcatcccggttgcac
This window contains:
- the ahctf1 gene encoding protein ELYS — its product is MRDLSAQVTSSLLRFPGVTIDALGEDEITLDSVLHGKFTVGRCGLAWLSCGPQLEVVHAVTGERLSAYCFSGGGEHLPSVLAARDFSWLKRTGLLIGLEEAQGSMLCLYDLGISRVVKAVVIPGRITAIEPLVSYGGASASTQHLHQSLRWFFGVAAVVTDLGHVFLVDLCLDDLSCSQSELEASDLEVVTKSLAEIPRLREQDTRQGRHLCLQLSAPTGTSATALHYVPRTNQLAVGFSDGYLQLWNMKTLKKEYHSQLEGGRVPVYAFTFQEPENDPRNCCYLWAVQSAQDHEGDVVSLHLLQLAFSERKCLTSGKILYEGLEYCEERYSQELGSTAFPLRAQTTNTRLLSCQTIEKFRHHPDRDDSMNEAASPDTSVSIFSWQVKAYGQCNPTTYIGLFDINRWYHAQMPDSLRTGESLRSCPYLAVWSLDSVVEMTAPCPLLDILVHERSLSRGLPYTCPPPEQFFNPTTYNFDASCLLNTGIVHLTCSGYQKETLSFLKKAAPCSSDAISNGYSRCLMSGLLSARLTDVQPSSLSQEEQLNAILSTAVETSSLGLITGCIKQWTAEEQPGSAVNLRYILEWAWDKVVHTKEELDAICAPLFDSSSNFTDTQTLQQLQHSQRLLANLSTIFHCLLNEAQELTQRGLLGLINKNLVSSLISQYAQVVLWFCRTGLLPEVSDEEAVQISRPFYSYSVIANEYTIRREELHHLSKGKWCADCLMIDGLVAQCGDRLVDLWKRDVGGTGQYPPSSLHALLDIYLLENIDESAKHAIVIYLLLDVMYSFPTKGGPSVESFPTAFAIPFSLVKLVQGLWLLDHHDHQNSLELLLHPTTSHSPFSWQHGRVLQALMCQGQHALALRYLHVVKPPFSSTAQAKLCLSVMLHNRCLVEAWTMLRQHSNRQNSEELLRFLFETCQELSLMKELLRLPLGLAEQECLERFLQGTGGLQNRELLMVHYLQQANYVPALQLNHTLRMNMVNERDPKLKERSSTRNSILDHYGKVLPRAQRKLAMERAKPYQHPSTVLREVSRPQPLSTIAKRPANENVLTRAAFINNVLSKIEEVWVGKNPTPQPSPLRSPQASEVLCPSPPFPPWDTPQAFVGTPITMSSKRKSRLLDLVVRPSSQTSPPEGSRHLLTPPRVASSWNIPSNISKAPELSLLQTPQVVKRARALAASGPGFSAFTPQSILRSSLRPTPVATPSASPRRSITPPPRPKESRITFMEETASPGPDKGPLRWSNGIATENEISLLRRGSPLPKAGLKVWTSHPSDDEDKKEEQSEDEEEEDDDKVTHVNFLPPPACEPLPEKPESESGDSVQEVVVVPVLPSALPRQLSLGLDTSQASIPSVDTTLEFHDAPLPEGLENDHQHANEVADEVVHLKTPAESDADEPPAAANEPPAAADEPPAAANEPAFMSMEERLEEDGKVDEGSVNSQEEVLVVQDPEQELEAMEVSSEQEEHVQSKLTQEEPSPDSEVENEPKLDQEVLEVPSHDPDMGTPQGGLVVERTPEQDKSQPTELIEHMEPLQPVDSMEDVEETQPLKARKPLEAGEHADLDLFVERHLFGNDLSPPLTRSGIHGMSDNWTSFNSEPVCDGEEDPTAPLPVLTTQKSVASVSSSEPTGTDSHSVVSLNDSEDLSSAVSVEGEEEEEEEEEESDAPAEAEDSGSEVEIIEEVQGNGRQRAPTAHPALLLEQLPPLQQHLLSEQDAAVLSLVTSEADLKMVEDDMEGEVLMVRLGTGEHGEEGICYTELKPSTTLLVPLELVEGQGQALAAGARLELTEVVESRDTEVPPSGAPSSFSLMLEADDDDVAPIPPEEPLNPAEPPTTATEAGTSDTVDPHVLQATSVAEAEPLADEAALPGLGTLEGVVGNWTAAEGGGTEAVSEDRFILHLDVLPETSEAVVEDQLIKTDPARSKAAENLNTDSVAEPEPDEIHGDSKPTEAEELSPVLNGDGRVAEAMELGTGLCARSEQDLKNDVVELEPEVVGDTEEAVSVPSDRPPSPVQSNGPVRAVNRDPSQEATAEMAKLLTTSEEEAVLVDETSVVPPAPESVEETTEVKKSVSTPTRRATRQRKGVRFTSKEAEMAESEEDGRPTAPTEIDSQVPATPRRITRSAKHGEDSTVPVTPRRSSRKNEPRPEPEPPIEQNEERRGEEPVAVLAAEAPAARADPAKRHTPQKATPRAGTRRTRSTQVESGEEPPALDETAGDVSLLSVTRSSRKTRTGTAVPATPTHILVPQEEDRAANHGKASQRPSSPARVTRNSTRGGVTLVLSTQGEEVVAVTPARGRRKARGDGAAEKIKSVSVLPTGLPQDLPPLSGSRRTTRSRLWSHQEDDLPLLETPLEVDSGTPVADALIQRLRDEDAKRRAGQAAVFTGVVQAQGRGSTPLGPRSPSPPPMVEVTVPGADHGSPVRDSFIYSPARRRTRGRAESPGQDDVFAPPVTRTRRVADSSTAGPVEKDKIFPEDDVVKETPASKPKTTKRRTVKPKAASASPPPAKVDPISPLPSPASPPARATKRVVKENDAPGPRMNLRRKRLLEAIFPKPVTRRKKL